A segment of the Elaeis guineensis isolate ETL-2024a chromosome 6, EG11, whole genome shotgun sequence genome:
ctaaacctaatcaaattggatgccataatcagattatggcatgagcccaattggatttaattgggtgcccaaatggataagaaccaaagagtccagataaacttggactctttggtgccaccttatttgagcctatccattgttggcgccaacataggagagagcatggggattcttatctgaggtgatcagatgacatcactccaccaatcagaattttttcagaatttattggaattttttgattggtcgaatgatgtggcactgcacagcatacagggtctatataaatcctgctgcacctagggtttcgaggcagaacttgttttgtgcaaaaaacccattggctgtCACCccttcccctcttctctacatcctccctgctctcctttctcccctcttcacgtctaagaagttggacgttcatctggcataggtgcaaggcgtggtgacgcctggaacagaaagctgcaggacatcttcgacaggctgctgctccaacttcagaaggagttctgaagtactttcaaatcagatattgatctgatttttggagcatagaatcatgaggagaagacattccagatcctacctgagtggatactggtagaggccaggcgcttgcgtggctacatcaaaacctcaagcagtgctgcgatcatctacggggtaattagattacccttgaggtatgtctatgtttctcatacttttagatttaatttttgaaattaaaatatcagataataaaattaaatctaatagacattagatctgaaatagcgtaggataaaaaatttaaaatttattccgccccagatttgatgaaatctggaagattctACATAGAAAAAAGGCATTTTTCCCTTCACAAAGAAGCCACTTCAGCTGGTGCATGCAAATATTTGTGGACCTATGCAAACATCATTTCTAAACAATAGTAAGTATTTTCTTTTGTTCATTGATGACTATAGCAGAATGTGTTGGGTGTATTTCTTAAAGAATAAATCTGAAGCattctctaaatttttaatttttaaagcaCATGTTGAAAAACAGTGTGGGCAGTTTATTCATGTTTTGAGGACTGATTGAGGTGGAGAATTTTGTTCTAATGAATTTGTTGAGTTTTGTCAGTTTAATGGCATGAAAAGATAGCTTACAAAAAGTTACACACCTGAGCAGAATGGCATAGCTGAAAGAAAAAACTGCACAATGGTTGAGATGGCTAGAAGTATGTTGAAAGCAAAAAAACTTCCAAATACTTTTTGGATAGAAGCAGTGGCTACAGCTGTTTATCTTCTTAACATTTCTCCCACAAAGGCGGTTTGGAATCGTACTCCATTTGAGGTTGGGTATAATAAGAAGCCAGAGGTAAGTGACTTAAAAGTTTTTGAAAGCATTGCATATTCCCATATTAGTGCAGAAAGCATCAGAAATTAGATGAGAAGAgtgttaaatatatttttattaggtATAGTGAAGAAAGCAAAGCCTATCGCTTATATAATCCTGTTACAAAACAGCTACTTGTtagtagaaatattatttttgatgaaaatagctGCTAGAATTGGACTGAAGTTGAGCAGGTAACACCCACTATTGGATTAGATTTTCAGCTGTCAAACATAGAGAATTTGGAATCTCCGGCAAGCTCTCCATCATCAAGTGCTCAAGGCACTACTCCTTTGAGTACTCAATCAAATAGAGTACTTGAATCTGGTTCTTCAAATGAAAGCACACCAAGGAAAGTGAGATTACTTGTAGATATTTATAACTCTTGTAACTTTGCTCTCATGGCTGCAGACCCTTTATATTTTGATGAAGCTATAGAGAAAGAAGAATGGAGGAAATCCATGGAAGAAGAAATCTcagtaattaaaaaaattgaaatctaaaaATTGGTTGACTTGCCTAAAGAAAAAGCAGCCATTGGACTGAAATGGGTGTACAGAACAAAGTACAATCCTGATGGAAATGTACAGAAGCATAAAGTCCGGCTTGTCGTCAAAGGGTATACCCAACAACCAGATATAGACTATTTTGAAACTTTCTCTCCTGTGGTAAGAATGGAGACTATTCGAATTATTTGAGCACTTACTGCACATAATAAATGGATGGTTTATCAATTTGATgttaaatctatatttttgaaTAGAAAATTGTGTGAGGAGGTATATATGCAGCAGCCTTCAGATTTTGAGATCAAAGGAAAAAAAGACAAAGTTTATAAGCTCAAAAAGGCACTCTATGGGTTGAAACAAGCTCCGAGAGCTTGGTATAGTAAAATTGACGTCTATTTTCATGCAAAAGGGTTCCAAAGGAGTGTGAATGAGCCCACAATCTATGTGAAATTGAAAAATGATGGTGAGATATTTATTGTttgtttatatgtggatgacattataTATACTAGCTCCTCCAAATCTCTTCTCCATGAATTTAGAGTGCAAATGATGTCTGAATTTGAGATGACAAATTTAGGAGCTCTTCGTTATTTCCTTGATTTGAAAGTTAAACACACAATGGATGGTATTTTTTTCTCACAAGAAAAATATACTCTTAATTTGCTTCAGAAGTTTGGCATGACAGCTTGTAAAAAAGTTGATACACCAAAGAATGCTAATAAAAAATTaacccttgaagatggcacatATCTAGTAGATGCAATATCTTTTCGGAAACTGGTTGTAGGGTTGATGTATTTGACACATACTAGGCCTGACATTGCGTTTGCAGTAAGTATGGTGTCCAGATTTATGCATAAACCTACAAGACAACATTTTGGGGCAGCCAAAAAGATCTTACGTTATGTTCGTGGAACTAGCAACTATGGCATATGGTACTCTCATATTGCTAACCGAAATTTGTTTGGCTTTAGTGACAGTGATTGGGCAGGTTCCTTGGATGATCGAAAGAGCACAATAGAATTTCTTTTCAGCCTTGGTTCAAGAGCAATTACCTAGACATTAAAGAAGCAAGCAACAGTTGCATTATCTTCATCTAAAGCTGAGGATGTTGCGGGTGTAGCTACAGCATACCAAGCAATTTGGGTACAAAGAATTCTTGAAGATCTCCAACAATCTCAGTTAAATGCAACCGAGATCTTTTGTGACAACATGGCTGCCATCTTCATGTCAAAAAATCCTTCTCATCATGGCCGTGTTAAGCACATGGACATCCGTCATCACTTCTTGCGAGAGACGGTCTCCAAATGTTTGATCAAGATGAAAAATTGTGCAACAAATGAGCAAGTTGCAGATATACTAACAAAGGCACTTCCTCTTGGAAAGTTTTTATATTTTAAGAAACTTCTTGGTGTTTGTGGTTTTGCATCAAAGGGATGTGTTGAATAGTGAtgcaaaataataagagaagttgTTAGTAGACTGGGTCATAGGTGAGATGttattttgtttttttgtttccgTATAGTGTAAAGGCTGTTTCCATTTTTTGTTATGGATTTTGTAAACTCGTTTTTTCTGTAAGACCTTTATATATCAGATATTGGCCATCACTTATagtagaaataattttaaatctgctctctttcttcttcctctgattttttctatttttgctgTGTGTGTAGAACATTGTACAGCAGATTGAGGAGACTGGATCCAATAATCTCATATGCCATGGGATACCTTCAACTCTTGTTTTCTTCGTCAAGAGCTCTATCTTTTTGTCGGTGATGACCCAAGAATTGTAGTCTTTTCTATGTCTAGTCTCAAGGACGACCCCTTCAAGCGGCAGGACTCATTGTTGTCGGTGATGAACACCTCCAAACAGATGCCGGTCCTGGCAAGTTCGGTGGCTTTAATAACTTCAACTCTGGCAGCCTCCCCAGAGTCCCCGAAGTATGACGGCTTACGCGCCATGAAGTATGGCATCATCAAGTGGGTTTCATAGATATATTTTGTAGTAAATGAGATGCaacattctaaaattttattaagaaatCAGTTTTCAAAAAAACTAGGCGTTGTCATCACTAGAAAGACTCCTACAAGGTAACCAATTAGTTAACTACCCTTGAAGAGTATTAGAGGTATAGCAACCATGAAAGCATTTAGGTATTTGCCAAATATCTGTCATTAATGCTTGGATAACTATCATGAGTCTCCTTCCATCCaaacctctatagcctgcatatAATTATCATGATATACATGAACAActgtctcagtactaacctccaaCAAGGCTACAGAAGAAAACATTGTGATACATCTAGCTAGCTAGCCACAAACAGATCTCATGTTACTTGATGGGTTAAGATATTAATTGTGCTTGAGTTGCCACTGATTGTAGTACAATAGAaccaatttaatatatatgtggacaATAGGCATGAGGTTTAGCCTCAAATCTGTATTTAGGAACCGGACGACGTGGTCTTCCGTATCAAGTTGTAACATATGTTATTACTCCATATGTTACAACTTGGTCAAATTTTCCATTGCCACCTGGAGGAGGAATGACATTGCGAACAAGTTCGCAAACAAGCTAGTCGACGAAAAAGTATTGCTTTCAAGTAGTAGGACAATATGTTCATTAAGATAATTTTGCTCATGCAACAAGATTACATGTAAGATTTGTTAATCTTTGTTTCAAACCTATACTGACATCTTATAAGCATAGTATACTATACGTGACATAGCGACACATGGTATAATACTGAAGTTGACGCAAAACATGTACCATGCACCGGTATAGTGACGCATTGAGCTCCCCTTTGACCCATACCAGTTTAGAATACTATCTCTGTACAAACTGGTGCTAATTGATATTAaacattttgatttgatcaggatttgtaCGTATTTGACTGTAAGTATCTGGTATAATCTATGGACTAAATCATCAGGAAAATTTAAAACTTTCTAAAACCTCCGTAGAACTTTCACTGTTTGGACTTCGGCCAATATTATGTCCACATTATTGAAAACAAAGGCAAGAGAAACATCAACGAAGACATGGAAGACATCCAGCCCTCCACTTATAGGCTTGTATTGGTCTCTAGAAACTTGTCAAGCAATATAACCGTACCATTATTTTCTTGGGAGACTTGAGAATGCGAAGAAGCTACCAATTATTGCTTTTGGATGTTGATGTGCATGGTAGATATTTGCACCACCTGTCAAGCTATCAACAGGAACGTATGCAAACCTTCTCAATTGGATCACTTGACAGCTACTTATATCCGCTTGTCTGGTCCTGGTTTGCCATTTTCAGAATCCTACCAAAGAACTTATAGAAACATAGAGTCCTAGACAGCTACGTGTTTCTAGTTGTTTGGTGGTGATTTGCCACGCACTTCAAATGTTCCGTGAACAAAATGTTCACAGCTGATCGATCCTTATTTGTAATTTCTCTCATTTCTGCAACCAAGCTATATATTCAAAGTCGACATTCGAACTTCTTCCATTTCTCcttcaaactaaaaaaatatatacaaaatTCTGAACGTTGAAAGCAATGTAGACTTTTGATGTAACCATATTCACTAAGTTGTACGTACTTCCACACTTTTATTGCATACCAATTAATGTGAAACTTCATACGCACATCAAATCCTATTATATTGCAACTTATAAATCACTAGCATTTATATACAAATGAAAGATGGAAAAGAGGTGAGTGAAATCATTGATCAATATCAGAATATGAGAATTCCACTCATCAGTTAATTTCCTCAAACAAAAGATAATTAGACCAAACAACAATCAAACGTCTTTACTGTCTGTTTAACTGATTAGTCTGCAACATAGCCACAGAGTAATACATTGTGTCTCCAAAAATCGACACCTTAAAAGCATATAATTATTGCAAGTAGAATTCACACACATATCCTTATCTTAGAACTTGGCATGGAACTGTCAAGCTTAGCTACTTCATAGTTACATATGGTAACATTGTCTTATAATTTACATACAGGAttagaaaaaaacaaaaaaaagaaacatgTAGTTATTTAAGTGTACCTACCCAAATGAGCTTTGTTTGTATCAGTCATGAACTCCATTATCCTTCCAAGTTCATCCCAGTTGCCATCTTTGAAGAACTGATCGTTTGTGCTGGGATTCGGAATGTTTGGACGCCATGTTGTTAAAGGAGCTTGCACCATTGGGTTCCATTGGCTTGGAAGCATCTGGTTCTCTTCTTCATAGTAATTAGTAATCAACTTCATTTCGCCTCGCAGAATGCCTGAGGAACCAAGGTGCTTGTACTCATCTCCAGTATCAGACTCAAAGCTGCTTGTTTTGGAACTCGATTCAGTTGACATTTGCTTGCTAGCTGATGCTTTCCAACCTTGTTGATATTTCTTGTAGGAGACATTCCTCTTGAAGATTCGACATATCGTCCAAATTTCCTGTAAGTCCATTAAGGAAAACTATTAGCACTTCAGATCCTCCATGGAATAAAAATGACTAAAGAAATTATGACAGTGGAATGAGAAGTCTCACGTACAGCTTCCTGGAGTCTTGGAGAATTGTCATTGTTCTTGTCAGTAGCTGGAAGGCGGAATTCATGCATCATCCAATCTGTTTTGGTGCCTTTTCCTGCACTTCCTCTATAATAAACCAAAGACTTCTTCAGGCCGATGCAATCACCGGCATCACCTGTGGAGTGTATCGGTCTGTCGATGCCGGTTGCCTTCCAAAACCCAGACCCAGTCACCCTATTGGGCCTTATGCTGTTCCTATACTTCCTTCCCCTAAGACAAAAGAAGTACCATTCCTTCTCTCCTCCAACAGTGCTAACTTTTACAAGGTCATAAAACACATATAAGGGAAGAGGCACCAACGAATTTTAGCCAGAAACAGCTAGATTCTATAGTATCTTTACCATATAATGGGACCTTATAATGATATTGGCCGGAACATTTTTAGCTACAAATGATCACATAGATTATTAATCTGGCCGGTAAAATCTATAACATCATGTGTGGACAATCTTATATATGCGTTATCTTTCTAGTATTCCTCCAAGTTAGATCAATTAATCTCTTTGCTTGGGGAATACATCCAATACTGAAGTTTCCTTGCTGGTCCACTTCCAACATAAAAAGATAATTAAGCCCGTAAGTTCACTTCAACTACTATGAGTTTGCATGATCGCACTAGTTGAATTAATCTAATAACTGCTGAACAAATTTTTTGGTATAATACATAGGCTGGAGGCTGGGAATTTATAGTTGATAAGGGAAGAAGGTCCTGCTTATGCCGTAAAATTAAAAGACACTATTATTTCTTCATATtataaaaaaacaaaagaaacgaAGAGAAACCTACTGCTTTGTTATTAATCCCCCTAAACAAAAAAATAATCGTTGATACCTTTTATTTGTTTCAACTATACGAAGCAAGAGAACATGCAATAGAAGAAAGAGAACCCCACTTACTTGGAAGATCCCATGGATCATACTTGTAGATATCTATCTGTTTGATTATTTCTGTACGAAGAGGCTTCTTCTCCACCTTCCGGCGGAGATAAAACCCGACGAGCTCTTCGTCTGTGGGGTGGAACCGGAACCCCGGAAGCGCTACATCCTCCTCCTCCCCTTCTAGCACTACTTTCTGCTCTCCCTTACTTCTGTTGTCCATCTTCTACTCCTCCATCGATCGCTCTATCACTCTATATCTCTAGCTCTCcttctatagtttgttgtgccagAATTAGCTTTTCTCTGGATATAGATGTGAGGCCTTTCACGAAAGATGGTAGCTAGCCTTGGTCCAAGTCATGAGCTTTGAACTCTCAACTATGGCTCCCCGTTGTGGAAGAAGTCTTTAGAGtggaaaaaaagagaggggggccTGCTAGCACGCTAGATGCACGTAACTGAGGTGTGTCTGATATCGACTAAACGATAAAGGGTAGAGACAAGGTCGGAGCTAAAAGTAGCGTAATCTTTGACTTGGTGATAAAAGCTGCCAGCCGTCTGATCTGCCGCCTTCTTCAAGAATGTCGGAAAGACACTTTAGGCTGAGGATAAAAAGCTTGCCCGGAAATTtacatttttttagataaatatttttcaaatcatattaaattaaaaaataatttattcataccCTTTTATGTGTATAAAAATGACACGAAAATTTATTACTTATATTCTTTTACAGTACtagtttttttggataaattgctaagatttatttatatttttcataatactttttattatatataataatataatataatattttatatattataatatataatattatataatatatattcataaatataggttgttatatataatataatataataaattatattatatataatagaataaaatatatattataatatagtatataatattaatatatattaaaataatataaactattaatattatattataataatatattatattaaaataataaaatattattatctaataattatattatattatatataagatggtattgcattattatattatcattataGAGTTAAGGGTATAttagaaatgaaataaaaatattatttttttgattgatggaaATCCACCTCCTAGGTGGGTAAcattttttctctatttcatGGATAAATACTATCTATGGGAAAATAATTTATTCGTCTAAAGAAACATGAGAATATCGGTAAGCTGGCCAATGAAAAAATTGACCGACTTTTTTATGATATCCATTCATCAAGGAACATATCTTTTGAGGACTCGTTTGGTTCAAGAGAAGTGGAGGAGGAAAGAGATAATTATTGAAAAGTGGCGAGCGGGCCTTTTATAATTAGTTAGAAttttaagagaagaaaaaataaaaaaatctcttctcattAGGAAGATCTTCTCATATTTTATGTAAAGTGAAAACCTATGTAGAAGATGGGTTTTAGAAATTCCTACAGGATGATaattgatagtatttttttttaaaaaaaatattcttttaaaatCTATGATTAAGATTTTGTAAAATTTCAATGAATGGTTAGGATAAAATATTGAATAGTAATATATGCTAAGatctatatattaatattattataatatttatataaataaaatattaatattaataaatttattatattaaaatattaatatattagtactatattaatataataaattattatgatataatattatattataatatattaatattatacatgatattaatataaatataatattattatttatataaaatttaggagtAATAAGGTATAgtcttatatctattaaaaatataaaaaatattttatatagtttttttagaaaaatgaatattcaaccaaatataaattattttacaataaattatttttttataattaatcaaatatatgaaaattttattctcaaaaaataacttctccaaaaattacttagaaaaaaaaattttccagcgAACTAAACTGAGTCCTGAGTGCTCTTGGGATGGATCCATTGATCAGATGGTATAGGATTCTAATGACTCTTAACCAAAAATGCTCCATGACTCCATAGACCGAGGCTTCTTTTATCTATGTTCTCTCCACGTGCCTAGAATTATAGAAGATGGAGAGCTGAGGACAAAACTTTAGAAGCTTCCAACTACACCAAAGCCCTTTTGATTTCTAACCATTCCGATGGGGCAAGTAAAGGATGGGGATTGGAGGCTCTCACTATCGATTGATTCTTCCTGATGTGTAAGAGGTGGATCTCATAGATATCCTAAATA
Coding sequences within it:
- the LOC105046745 gene encoding transcription factor JUNGBRUNNEN 1 gives rise to the protein MDNRSKGEQKVVLEGEEEDVALPGFRFHPTDEELVGFYLRRKVEKKPLRTEIIKQIDIYKYDPWDLPISTVGGEKEWYFFCLRGRKYRNSIRPNRVTGSGFWKATGIDRPIHSTGDAGDCIGLKKSLVYYRGSAGKGTKTDWMMHEFRLPATDKNNDNSPRLQEAEIWTICRIFKRNVSYKKYQQGWKASASKQMSTESSSKTSSFESDTGDEYKHLGSSGILRGEMKLITNYYEEENQMLPSQWNPMVQAPLTTWRPNIPNPSTNDQFFKDGNWDELGRIMEFMTDTNKAHLGRYT